DNA from uncultured Fusobacterium sp.:
ATTGATACTGTCTTGTGCTATCTTCAGTTCTAAATATTTTTGATACTAAATTAAAAATTCCCACTTTCTATAATTCTCCTTTATAACCTAATTCTGATAATCTAAATCTAAAAACTGCTTCCCAATTTGAAACATGATTCCAACCAGCTCTCATATTTGAAGATTTTAAATAAATAGCATCCATTCCATTTTTTAATTTGTAGATAATATTAGTATTACTATATAAACTATAATAACTATCTATTTTATCTATATTAATAGAACTTACTAAATAAACATATGCTGCATTCCCTTTTTTTCCAAATTCAACTATTGTATGTTTTTCAAACTCCATAACAATAGCTTGAGCATATTCTTCATAAAACTTTATCTTTCTTAAACAATGTACATACCTCTTCCAAAAAATTGTTCTTTGAGGATCTTTTACTTTTTTATTAAAAAATTCATCTAATTTTTCTAAGAAAAACCATCTTTGAAAAATAGCTTTTTCTTCTTCTGTAAAATAATTCCATTCAGTATTTCTTTTATTTATTTCTCCAAGTGTATTTAATATATCATAAAACCATATATTAGTATTTAAAGTAAATTTATTCTTTTTATCTACATAAATATTTAATAAATTTTTATAAATTTCTTTTTTCTTTTGAATTTCTCTTATATTTTCATTAAATATCCTACATAAAATTTTATTTACTTCAGTAGATTTATACAATAAAATAGTTTTTAAATATTGATGAATAATATTATCTAACACTTCATAAAATAATTCTGTTTCTCTTCCAATATAAAACTCCATTTCAAATTCAAAAAAATTATCCAAATAGTTATCTATATTTTTTAACATTTTTTCAGTAAAAAACTCTTTTATACTTGTTTTAGTTTTTATAAGTTCAAGTAATAACTTTGTCTTTTTATTTTGAAAAATGATTCTATTCTCTCTATCTAATAAAAGATTTATTATCTCTTTTATATTCTCTTGAATCCTTTCATTATTATAAAAAAATAATAGTGTATCATAGAAAATATCGAGATTCTTCAGCTCAAAAATATAACTATCTTTAAAAATATTAACTTTTAATTTTAAAAATAAATCTTCTATATTTCCATAATTAAGTTCTTTTAGCAATTTAATTACTTCATGAATATTAGCTAATAATTTTATTGAATCTTTTCTTTTGAAGGAAGATTTTTTCCACAAATTTATTAAGATATATCTTATTTCAAAAATATTGGTTTTTGATTCCACTTTATTCCAAATTTTTTCAATTTCATAACTAGTATTTTTTAATTGTTTACATTTATATAACTCAAAATTTAAATTTTTTAACTTCATTTATCTCACACTGCTTTTTAATATATTTCTTATTTCCTGATTAGCTTTTTCATCATCTAGTCTAAATTGAAATTCCACTCTTCTACTTTTACTTCTTATAACCTTTCCATTTTTATCTTTGACTAAAACCATTTTACTACGTCCATTAGCTGTTATTATTTTTTGAAGTTCCTTTTTCCATTTAAACTCTGGCATCTCATCACTATAAATAAATTTAACTACATTCAATGCTCTTCTTTGCGATAAATCTAAGTTATATAAATAACTTCCTAAATCATCAGTATGCCCTTCAATAACTATTTGACTAACATATTTCCTAATACTTTTATCTCCTAAAAATATCTCAGCATATTTAGGAATAAATTCACTTAAAAATTTTTTTCCTTCTGGTTTTAATTCATCACTTCCTAAATTAAATAAAATTTTATCATCTAATTTTATATTTCCAGTTTTTTCATCAATATCAATTTTCAAGTTCTCATCTCTAAATTTTTCCAGAATTAGAGTTACAATAGCTTGTTTCATTCCTAGTATTCTTTCTAAACTAGAACTTTTACTGGCTATTAATTCTTCTCTATATGTTAACTCCTCTAATCTTTTTTCCATATCCCCTAAATTATTCAATAGCTCTTCTTTCTCCGCTAATTTTTTATTTACATTTAATATTTGTAAAACAAATAATAAAATAAATATAATTAATGCTCCTGCCATTAAGTCTCCTATTGATAACCAATAATTAAACTCTTCATCTTCCTCTTTTACTTTATATTTCATTTATTTTATTCTTCCCCTCTTTCTATTTCTAAATTATTTTTTAGATTTTCATTATGTTCATCTATTAACTCTTTAGTTTCTAACATTACTTCTGAAAAATTGGTAATTTTATCATTAAAGTCAAGAAGAACTCCATTAAATTTATTAATTACAACAGATAAATTCTGGTCATAATCTGTAAATAAATTTACTAATCCTCTTTTGATTTCATTAGTAAAATCTAATGTTTGATTTTTTATAAAAGTATTATATTCATCTGAATTTTCTTTTAAAATCTCTCTTAATTGAATTCCTGTTACTTCTAAGTTATTTTTATAAGTTTCTAAGCTTGTAACTAATTTTAAATTTATATCTTTAAATGTTAGCTCATAAGACTGCCACAATTCTTGTACTACTTTTTCAGCACTTAACATATCTTTTGAATTTTCTAAAAGAGTTGTAGCTACTTCCATTACCTCTTTATTACTTTCTAAAATATCTATATTATTATTTTGGCTATTTGTTAAAGTATCTATTATCTGTTCTAATTCATTTGTTGTTTCTTTATATTTTCTACTAACTTCATTAATTGATTCTGTTATATCTGACAAACCATTATTTAAATTTTCCATAGTTATTTTAAACTCACTTTTTAGATTATTAGTTTCTTCTAAAACATTCATATAAGATAACTTTAATTCTGATAAATCTTTTATCATATTTACAATTTCACTTTTAAACTCTTGCATCTTTTCAGAATTAGTTAAAAAGACATTAGAAATATTCTCTAATGAATTATTTAAGTTCATTACTAAATTTTCGTTAAAGATTTTATCTAATACATTAGAGAGTTCATTTTTAAAATTTCCACCAATATTATTAGAAAAATTAACTATATTCTCATTGAGGTTTTTTCCCATTGTTTCTATTTGATTATTTAATGTTGTTGCCATATCATTATTTGATGACTTTATTTCTTCTAATCTTTTTGAAATTTCTTCTATATAATTTTGATTTACAATTTTTTTAGTAATTGTCCCTATTTTTTTTCTAATTTCAAAGATTATTTTTTCAATTTCCACCATATAAAAATTTAAGAGTATTGTATATAATATTGAATATGCTAATCCAAATAAACTTGTATAAAATGCTGTTTTTACTCCACTTAGAAGTTCTCCAACACTATTTTGAATACTATCTACATTTCCTAATTCTAACCCAGATAATCCACTAGACAATCCATAAAATGTTCCTAGCATTCCTAATCCTACCATAAGTTGAGGAATATAACTAAAAACTTTATATCTTATTTCTCCCTTATAAAGAGAATCAAAATTAAAGAAAAATTCTGCATCTATAGTCTCATAAATAGTTTTCTCTTTAATATAAAGACTATCTCTATAATTTTTCCATTCTCTCTTTACAATACTTTTTTCTGAAAATTCATCTATTTTTTCATTTAACTTATAATAATCATTTACTTGACATAAAATAGTTCTTAATTTACTTAAATCCTTTATTTTA
Protein-coding regions in this window:
- a CDS encoding OmpA family protein — encoded protein: MKYKVKEEDEEFNYWLSIGDLMAGALIIFILLFVLQILNVNKKLAEKEELLNNLGDMEKRLEELTYREELIASKSSSLERILGMKQAIVTLILEKFRDENLKIDIDEKTGNIKLDDKILFNLGSDELKPEGKKFLSEFIPKYAEIFLGDKSIRKYVSQIVIEGHTDDLGSYLYNLDLSQRRALNVVKFIYSDEMPEFKWKKELQKIITANGRSKMVLVKDKNGKVIRSKSRRVEFQFRLDDEKANQEIRNILKSSVR
- the zorA gene encoding anti-phage ZorAB system protein ZorA, producing the protein MKNTLKKITPIVIFLIIMGMAIFLSIVSWNLLRNNNKNLILKSVDEQSRIELEKNYLENIGFYELLDNLNKNEIILEKDVEIVKKNKKDTLFLEKLIDREILTILEEKNEWQKDKLKDEYLRFSSSKRKYDIALKSLIEKNIIEIKGNRIKLNNNFNIEKLNGNEIKIIGIVLDGQTNKKELEKSFLNTSVSNQNFESALSKLEEEGYITIQEKKLILPKENINLLEVDFKVKNILILLYQNDVENFSQLDNLYLEKYFLPDYYELLKDKVVKEEIDGTVYRDNLFSENEIFFLGIVSIFSISILIRIGRDYNKIKDLSKLRTILCQVNDYYKLNEKIDEFSEKSIVKREWKNYRDSLYIKEKTIYETIDAEFFFNFDSLYKGEIRYKVFSYIPQLMVGLGMLGTFYGLSSGLSGLELGNVDSIQNSVGELLSGVKTAFYTSLFGLAYSILYTILLNFYMVEIEKIIFEIRKKIGTITKKIVNQNYIEEISKRLEEIKSSNNDMATTLNNQIETMGKNLNENIVNFSNNIGGNFKNELSNVLDKIFNENLVMNLNNSLENISNVFLTNSEKMQEFKSEIVNMIKDLSELKLSYMNVLEETNNLKSEFKITMENLNNGLSDITESINEVSRKYKETTNELEQIIDTLTNSQNNNIDILESNKEVMEVATTLLENSKDMLSAEKVVQELWQSYELTFKDINLKLVTSLETYKNNLEVTGIQLREILKENSDEYNTFIKNQTLDFTNEIKRGLVNLFTDYDQNLSVVINKFNGVLLDFNDKITNFSEVMLETKELIDEHNENLKNNLEIERGEE